The following are from one region of the Triticum aestivum cultivar Chinese Spring unplaced genomic scaffold, IWGSC CS RefSeq v2.1 scaffold34045, whole genome shotgun sequence genome:
- the LOC123172270 gene encoding uncharacterized protein, translated as MAAPTAFFLGVCAVLLAAAVANADAASVVVGLAKCAGCTRKDMKAEETFKRLRVAIKCRNVEGEYESKAVGGLDRTGAFSVPLATDLHGADCVAQLHSAASNAPCPGQEPSKIVPLSEGATTFGVVAGAKTTATPSVASPECASAFCPSTTPWKKPRGGGHHKKKHNPHKPETKALP; from the coding sequence ATGGCAGCTCCGACAGCATTCTTCCTCGGCGTTTGCGCGGTGCTGCTGGCGGCCGCCGTCGCCAACGCCGACGCGGCTTCCGTGGTGGTCGGCCTGGCCAAGTGCGCCGGCTGCACCAGGAAGGACATGAAGGCCGAGGAAACGTTCAAGCGTCTCCGCGTGGCGATCAAGTGCAGGAACGTTGAGGGCGAGTACGAGAGCAAGGCGGTGGGCGGCCTCGACCGCACCGGCGCCTTCAGCGTGCCCCTGGCCACCGACCTCCACGGCGCCGACTGCGTCGCGCAGCTTCACAGCGCCGCCTCCAACGCGCCGTGCCCCGGCCAGGAGCCGTCCAAGATCGTGCCACTGTCCGAGGGCGCCACCACCTTcggcgtcgtcgccggcgccaagaCCACCGCCACGCCGTCGGTGGCGTCCCCGGAGTGTGCGTCGGCCTTCTGCCCCTCGACCACGCCCTGGAAGAAGCCCCGCGGCGGCGGccaccacaagaagaagcacaaCCCGCACAAGCCGGAGACCAAGGCCCTGCCGTAA
- the LOC123172268 gene encoding nucleolar protein 3-like, with the protein MASTRARRWVPSTASAPSACPSLLTSMAPTAWLSSIAPCPGQEPSKIVPVSEGTTFGVIAGANTATPSVGSPECASMTLCGPIKQHIIEHFHHKKPVPPKPEPKPQPHPDYHPVPKPEPKPQPHPDYHPVPPMPTYGGGGGGGYHGHH; encoded by the exons ATGGCGAGTACGAGAGCAAGGCGGTGGGTTCCCTCGACGGCATCGGCGCCTTCAGCGTGCCCCTCGCTTCTGACCTCCATGGCGCCGACTGCGTGGCTCAGCTCCATAGCGCCGTGCCCCGGCCAGGAGCCATCCAAG ATCGTGCCGGTGTCCGAGGGCACCACCTTCGGTGTCATCGCCGGCGCCAACACCGCCACGCCATCCGTGGGGTCGCCCGAGTGTGCGTCCATGACCCTGTGCGGGCCGATCAAGCAGCACATCATCGAGCACTTCCACCACAAGAAGCCGGTGCCACCGAAGCCGGagcccaagccccagcctcaccCGGACTACCACCCCGTGCCCAAGCCGGAGCCGAAGCCGCAGCCCCACCCAGACTACCACCCCGTCCCTCCCATGCCCActtacggcggcggcggtggcggtggatacCACGGACACCACTGA